A genomic stretch from Methanobrevibacter sp. includes:
- the hisS gene encoding histidine--tRNA ligase: MEFERPRGTRDFLFEEMRERKMAEDTLRNVFENYGFGEVQTPLFEDLKLFTTKSGEEIVDQLYNFKDKGDRDLALRPEITAPIARLYLNELQKTSKPIKIYYYGSCFRYERPQKGRFRQFWQFGCELIGAKTPEGEAEVIAMCNNAIEELGISTAEFNVNHLGIIRGLFAHFDIDTATQREIMVVIDKGDKDLLKESLVGDNPIIKDKPELNEVLFKLMDMVGDSSIIEDIEELVSPYEETKEALEEFKELVKTLESFQVFNYKLNLGVARGLDYYTGIVFEVYVEGLGAQKQVCGGGTYNLVKLFGGEDVVSTGFALGFDRLMNAIEELNGKPELEPIVSTYVAAISDSTRHEAFNIAQTLRKADIPTEVDLSRKKFKKILAYANKIDVKYTVLVGERDLEEGRVTVKDMLSGEQELVAIDEVVDYIKDKLYN, translated from the coding sequence ATGGAATTTGAAAGACCAAGGGGAACAAGGGATTTCCTCTTTGAAGAAATGAGAGAAAGAAAGATGGCTGAAGATACATTAAGAAATGTATTTGAAAACTATGGTTTCGGCGAAGTGCAGACACCACTATTTGAAGACTTAAAATTATTCACTACAAAATCCGGTGAGGAGATTGTAGACCAATTATACAACTTCAAGGACAAGGGAGACAGGGACCTTGCCTTAAGACCTGAAATCACTGCTCCTATTGCAAGATTATATTTAAATGAATTGCAAAAGACTTCAAAACCAATCAAGATTTACTACTATGGAAGCTGCTTCAGATATGAAAGACCTCAAAAGGGCAGATTCAGACAATTCTGGCAATTCGGCTGTGAATTGATTGGTGCAAAGACCCCTGAAGGTGAGGCTGAAGTGATTGCAATGTGCAACAATGCAATCGAAGAGCTTGGAATTTCAACCGCTGAATTCAATGTGAACCACTTGGGAATTATCAGAGGCTTGTTTGCTCACTTTGACATTGATACTGCAACCCAAAGAGAAATCATGGTAGTTATAGATAAAGGGGATAAGGATCTTCTTAAAGAATCATTGGTTGGAGACAATCCTATCATCAAAGACAAGCCAGAATTGAACGAAGTATTGTTCAAGCTTATGGATATGGTTGGTGACTCTTCTATAATTGAAGACATTGAAGAACTCGTATCACCTTACGAAGAAACTAAAGAAGCTCTTGAAGAGTTCAAGGAACTTGTAAAGACCCTTGAAAGTTTCCAAGTCTTCAACTACAAACTCAATCTTGGAGTTGCAAGAGGACTTGACTACTATACAGGAATAGTATTTGAGGTATATGTAGAAGGACTTGGTGCACAAAAGCAAGTGTGCGGTGGAGGAACTTACAATCTCGTTAAATTATTCGGTGGAGAAGACGTTGTCTCTACAGGATTCGCATTAGGATTTGACAGATTAATGAATGCAATCGAAGAGCTTAATGGAAAGCCAGAACTTGAACCTATCGTAAGCACTTATGTTGCAGCTATTTCAGACTCTACAAGACATGAGGCATTCAATATTGCTCAGACTCTTAGAAAGGCAGACATTCCAACTGAAGTTGACTTGTCCAGAAAGAAATTCAAGAAGATCTTGGCTTATGCAAACAAGATTGATGTAAAATACACTGTCTTAGTTGGAGAACGTGACTTAGAAGAAGGAAGAGTCACTGTAAAGGACATGTTATCTGGAGAACAGGAATTGGTAGCTATTGATGAAGTAGTCGATTATATTAAAGACAAATTATACAATTAA
- the hisI gene encoding phosphoribosyl-AMP cyclohydrolase, with protein sequence MELNFRLNMGGEDLVIGIAQDWKTNEVLMVAFMNKEAVEQTLKTKKAHYYSTSRQKQWLKGESSGNVQTVKEMYIDCDADAIIMKVEQIGAACHEGYRSCFFRQLDIDKENIDIDNLTDDDIEIISERLFDPKEMYG encoded by the coding sequence ATGGAATTGAATTTCAGACTTAACATGGGTGGAGAAGATTTGGTAATCGGTATCGCACAAGATTGGAAAACAAACGAAGTCTTGATGGTGGCTTTCATGAATAAGGAAGCTGTAGAGCAAACATTAAAGACCAAAAAGGCTCATTACTACTCCACTTCAAGACAAAAGCAATGGCTAAAGGGAGAAAGCTCTGGAAATGTTCAAACCGTTAAGGAAATGTACATTGACTGTGATGCAGATGCAATCATAATGAAGGTTGAGCAAATCGGTGCAGCATGCCACGAAGGATACAGATCTTGCTTCTTTAGGCAATTGGACATTGATAAGGAAAACATTGACATTGACAATCTTACAGATGATGATATAGAAATAATATCTGAAAGATTGTTTGATCCAAAGGAAATGTATGGATAA